The proteins below come from a single Miscanthus floridulus cultivar M001 chromosome 1, ASM1932011v1, whole genome shotgun sequence genomic window:
- the LOC136497592 gene encoding uncharacterized protein, whose amino-acid sequence MEHELQLAHTSTAVSSTAAGPSTPGRAARNKKAKSRAERGADRTAVGPEGRVRGRAEADGGDDGDHAKSWASIGCTCAVFSSSTSYSCSYSSSVHGFQSTR is encoded by the exons atggagcacgagctccagctagcccatacgtccacggccgtctccagcactgcagcaggtccaagcactccag gccgagctgcaagaaacaaaaaggcaaagtcaagagcagaacgcggagctgaccgcacagctgtaggcccagaaggtcgcgttcgaggccgcgcagaagcagatggcggagatgatggtgatcatgcaaagtcttgggcaagcatcgggtgtacctgtgcagttttcagctcctccacctcctactcctgcagctactcct cttcagtccacgggttccaatcaacccgctag